The Candidatus Omnitrophota bacterium genome window below encodes:
- the rpsS gene encoding 30S ribosomal protein S19 has translation MSRSIRKGPYIAEHLLKKLEKMQRTGQKQPIKTWSRESTVLPDFVGYTVAIHDGRKHVPVFITENMVGHKFGEFAPTRTFRKHGGVKAKKAADKT, from the coding sequence ATGTCACGTTCGATCCGAAAAGGTCCGTATATTGCGGAACATCTTTTAAAGAAACTTGAAAAAATGCAGCGCACGGGGCAAAAACAGCCGATCAAGACATGGTCGAGAGAATCCACAGTTTTGCCGGATTTTGTCGGCTATACGGTTGCCATTCACGACGGCCGTAAGCACGTTCCGGTTTTTATCACGGAAAATATGGTGGGGCATAAATTTGGTGAATTTGCTCCGACGAGAACATTTAGAAAACACGGCGGCGTTAAAGCTAAAAAGGCTGCGGATAAAACATGA
- the rplV gene encoding 50S ribosomal protein L22, whose amino-acid sequence MIAQAKAKFIRLSPLKVKQVIDLVRGKDVVPSLVLLEHTPKRPAETIKKLLNSALSNAKQKGLSEDQLFISKIVADKGPMWKRSKAAAFGRGSPILKRTTHLVIELDVKVKS is encoded by the coding sequence ATGATCGCTCAAGCTAAAGCAAAATTTATTCGACTCTCTCCGCTTAAAGTTAAGCAAGTTATTGACCTTGTCCGCGGAAAAGATGTTGTGCCTTCCTTAGTTCTTTTGGAGCATACGCCTAAACGACCGGCGGAGACGATCAAGAAGCTTCTTAATTCGGCGCTGAGCAATGCCAAACAAAAAGGCTTAAGCGAAGATCAGCTGTTCATTTCTAAAATCGTTGCCGATAAAGGCCCAATGTGGAAACGTTCGAAGGCGGCGGCGTTCGGACGGGGATCACCCATTTTGAAACGAACAACGCATTTAGTCATTGAATTAGACGTGAAGGTAAAATCGTAA
- the rpsC gene encoding 30S ribosomal protein S3 — protein sequence MGQKVSPLVLRIGYIKNWRSLWFADKKEFCKNVLEDDKIRRFIKKRFEQAAISTVIIERLASQVKIRICSARPGIIIGRRGADIDKLKLELAKVTPREVTIEIEEIKNPAIDAQLVAQNVAFQLEKRVAFRRAMKRSIEQAMTSGALGIKISCSGRLGGAEMSRRETYKVGKLPLQTFRADIDYGFAEAMTTYGILGIKAWVYKGDVMQESKKVPVAAKAVVTEEAVKEKGE from the coding sequence GTGGGACAAAAAGTAAGTCCATTAGTATTAAGGATCGGATATATCAAGAATTGGAGAAGTCTTTGGTTTGCGGATAAAAAAGAATTCTGCAAAAATGTCTTAGAAGACGATAAGATCCGACGATTTATCAAGAAGCGTTTTGAGCAGGCAGCGATTTCTACGGTCATTATCGAGCGATTAGCCAGCCAGGTCAAGATTCGGATCTGTTCGGCACGCCCCGGGATCATCATCGGCCGCCGCGGCGCTGATATTGATAAATTAAAATTAGAATTAGCCAAAGTGACTCCCCGAGAAGTTACGATCGAAATCGAAGAAATCAAAAATCCGGCTATTGATGCGCAGTTGGTCGCTCAAAATGTTGCTTTTCAATTGGAAAAACGCGTTGCGTTTCGTCGCGCTATGAAGCGGTCAATTGAGCAAGCGATGACGTCCGGAGCGTTAGGAATTAAGATCAGCTGCTCAGGGCGTTTAGGCGGAGCCGAAATGTCTCGCCGAGAAACATACAAAGTCGGAAAACTTCCGCTACAAACATTTCGCGCCGATATCGATTATGGATTTGCGGAAGCCATGACGACTTATGGTATTTTAGGGATCAAAGCCTGGGTTTATAAAGGCGACGTTATGCAGGAAAGCAAGAAAGTTCCGGTTGCGGCAAAAGCGGTTGTTACCGAAGAAGCCGTTAAGGAAAAGGGAGAGTAA
- the rplP gene encoding 50S ribosomal protein L16 yields the protein MAIMPRKVKYRKSQRGKIRGLAIRGSELTFGEFGLKTLENGIIRNNIIEAVRVVVARKSHGAGKLWIKIFPHKSVTKKPAETRMGKGKGDLSHWVAVVKRGMILFEMSGVPEDFARQIFRLVAFKLPVRTKFITRGAAH from the coding sequence ATGGCGATCATGCCAAGAAAAGTTAAGTATCGCAAGTCCCAGCGCGGAAAGATCCGTGGGCTAGCTATTCGCGGTAGCGAGCTCACCTTCGGAGAATTCGGCCTTAAAACACTTGAGAACGGAATTATTCGTAATAATATTATCGAAGCTGTGCGTGTTGTTGTTGCCAGAAAATCTCACGGCGCAGGAAAGCTTTGGATCAAGATATTCCCGCATAAATCTGTTACCAAAAAACCTGCGGAAACCCGCATGGGTAAGGGAAAAGGGGATTTAAGCCATTGGGTCGCGGTCGTTAAACGTGGAATGATCCTTTTTGAGATGAGCGGTGTTCCGGAAGATTTCGCCCGGCAGATTTTTCGCTTAGTGGCTTTTAAATTACCGGTCAGAACAAAATTTATTACGCGCGGCGCGGCGCATTAA
- the rpmC gene encoding 50S ribosomal protein L29, with product MKTKELRDLNVDDLIQKEKTLKKDLFDLNFQRQVGSLEKSGRYKVIRRDIARIKTIIKEKELKKQSETK from the coding sequence ATGAAAACAAAAGAACTAAGAGATTTGAATGTTGACGATCTGATCCAAAAGGAAAAGACGTTAAAGAAAGATCTATTTGACCTAAATTTTCAGCGTCAAGTGGGAAGCTTAGAAAAGTCAGGGCGTTACAAGGTTATTCGCCGTGACATTGCTCGGATCAAAACAATTATCAAAGAAAAAGAATTGAAAAAACAAAGCGAGACGAAATGA
- the rpsQ gene encoding 30S ribosomal protein S17: MTERSNERKFLVGTVLSDKMNKTRVVQIRWTSKHAMYGKPMKRTVKFKAHDEKNASKTGDTVTIMETRPLSKEKRWVVTEIVNNKTN; the protein is encoded by the coding sequence ATGACAGAACGCAGCAATGAAAGAAAATTTCTTGTCGGTACGGTTCTTAGCGACAAAATGAATAAAACCCGCGTGGTTCAAATTCGTTGGACATCCAAGCATGCGATGTATGGTAAACCCATGAAGAGAACTGTTAAATTCAAGGCGCATGACGAGAAGAATGCTTCAAAAACAGGCGACACGGTTACCATTATGGAAACACGTCCGCTTTCCAAAGAAAAGCGCTGGGTCGTAACAGAAATCGTTAACAACAAAACTAATTAA
- the rplN gene encoding 50S ribosomal protein L14 produces the protein MIFLKSIVDVADNTGARKGSMIGTLNKKGKFTAKIGDVIRINIKEAAPEAAVKKGEVVKAVVVRTKFSVRRSDGTYVRFDNNAVVIIDDGGNPKGTRVFGPVARELRNLEYMKIISLAPEVV, from the coding sequence ATGATTTTTCTAAAAAGCATTGTTGATGTTGCGGATAATACGGGCGCTCGAAAAGGGTCCATGATCGGGACGTTAAATAAGAAGGGAAAATTTACGGCCAAGATCGGCGATGTGATCCGCATTAACATTAAAGAAGCCGCTCCGGAAGCTGCCGTTAAAAAAGGCGAAGTGGTCAAGGCCGTTGTGGTGCGCACAAAATTTTCGGTGCGCCGCAGCGACGGAACCTATGTCCGATTTGATAATAATGCGGTTGTTATTATTGATGACGGCGGAAATCCAAAAGGAACGCGTGTTTTTGGGCCTGTGGCCAGAGAGCTTCGCAATCTTGAATATATGAAAATTATTTCATTGGCGCCGGAGGTTGTCTAA
- the rplX gene encoding 50S ribosomal protein L24 encodes MLRIRRDDMVAVISGKDKGKRGKIIQILPAQSRAIVEGANLVKKARRKTRQDQQGGIVAIEAPIHMSNIMLVCKQCDKPVRFKTATLKDGSKIRECKKCGAAI; translated from the coding sequence ATGTTACGTATTCGCAGAGATGATATGGTAGCGGTTATTTCCGGAAAAGACAAAGGCAAACGCGGCAAGATCATCCAGATCTTACCGGCACAATCGCGGGCCATTGTTGAAGGGGCTAATCTTGTCAAGAAAGCTCGCAGAAAAACTCGCCAAGATCAACAGGGTGGCATTGTCGCTATTGAAGCGCCAATTCATATGTCTAATATCATGTTGGTCTGCAAGCAGTGCGATAAACCGGTGCGCTTTAAGACAGCGACGTTAAAAGATGGTTCTAAAATTCGTGAATGCAAAAAATGCGGAGCGGCGATTTAA
- the rplE gene encoding 50S ribosomal protein L5 encodes MKPRLHEHYLKQIVPAMQEKFGIKNAMAVPRLDKIVVNMGVGEAIDDIKIMDKAVEELATITGQKPIVRIAKKAISNFKLKENAAVGCKVTLRKDKMYEYLDRLVNVALPRIRDFNGVSKTGFDREGNYTLGLKEQTIFPEIEADKIHHAQGMDITFVFNRGPKEHTFEVLRLLGMPFSN; translated from the coding sequence ATGAAACCTCGTTTACATGAACATTACTTAAAGCAGATCGTTCCGGCTATGCAGGAAAAGTTTGGCATAAAAAATGCCATGGCGGTTCCTCGCCTTGACAAGATCGTTGTCAACATGGGTGTGGGCGAAGCCATTGATGATATCAAGATCATGGACAAGGCCGTGGAAGAATTAGCGACCATTACCGGCCAAAAACCGATCGTGCGCATTGCCAAAAAAGCCATTTCTAATTTTAAGCTTAAAGAAAATGCTGCGGTTGGATGTAAAGTTACTTTACGCAAAGATAAAATGTATGAATATTTGGATCGGCTCGTTAACGTTGCCCTTCCTCGTATTCGTGATTTTAACGGAGTTTCAAAGACCGGATTTGACCGAGAAGGAAATTATACATTAGGTTTAAAAGAGCAAACCATTTTCCCTGAGATTGAAGCGGATAAAATTCATCACGCGCAGGGGATGGATATTACATTTGTGTTCAACCGTGGCCCCAAAGAACATACGTTTGAAGTGTTACGTCTTTTGGGAATGCCGTTTAGCAATTAA
- a CDS encoding type Z 30S ribosomal protein S14 produces the protein MARKGLINKSRQKPKFPVRQHNRCLMCGRSRGFLRRFSVCRICFRELVWRGEIPGVRKASW, from the coding sequence ATGGCTAGAAAAGGATTAATTAATAAGTCTCGTCAAAAACCGAAGTTTCCCGTCCGTCAGCACAATCGTTGTCTAATGTGCGGCCGTTCGCGAGGTTTTTTGAGACGGTTCAGCGTCTGCCGTATTTGTTTTCGTGAACTCGTTTGGAGAGGCGAAATCCCCGGCGTAAGAAAAGCCAGCTGGTAA
- the rpsH gene encoding 30S ribosomal protein S8, producing MSLSDPISNLLTNIRNAVRSKKETVDIPASNLGQKILSIFKQDGYIEDFRLLKDNKQGVLKVYLKYEKDRKAAIIDLKRISRPGLRVYAKGTEIPRVLNGLGTAVVSTSKGIMTDREARKQKIGGEIICTIW from the coding sequence ATGTCATTAAGCGATCCGATCAGTAATTTATTGACCAACATTAGAAATGCCGTTCGCTCCAAAAAAGAAACGGTGGATATTCCGGCATCAAACCTTGGACAGAAAATCCTAAGCATTTTTAAGCAAGATGGTTACATCGAAGATTTTCGTTTGTTGAAAGATAACAAGCAAGGCGTCTTAAAAGTTTATTTGAAGTATGAAAAAGACCGTAAAGCGGCGATCATTGACCTAAAAAGAATATCGCGCCCGGGTTTGAGAGTTTACGCGAAGGGCACAGAAATTCCGCGTGTTTTAAACGGGCTTGGAACTGCCGTAGTTTCAACATCGAAAGGTATTATGACGGACAGAGAAGCGCGCAAACAAAAAATTGGCGGCGAAATCATCTGCACAATCTGGTAA
- the rplF gene encoding 50S ribosomal protein L6, with amino-acid sequence MSRLGKIAVSIPKGAKISVNNAQALVEGPKGKLTLSIPSGISVEQKEDKLFVHRSNDEKQIKAHHGTVRSHLANMVLGVTQGYKRNLEIQGVGFRAQAQGQKLSLNLGFSHPVDYNVPAGVIVKTPKPTEIEIEGIDKALVGEVAAKIREIKPPEPYKGKGIRYSGEAVRRKQGKKVTK; translated from the coding sequence ATGTCACGATTAGGAAAAATAGCGGTTAGTATTCCAAAGGGAGCCAAGATCTCGGTTAACAATGCCCAGGCGCTTGTTGAAGGGCCGAAGGGAAAGCTAACCTTGTCGATCCCATCCGGAATTTCTGTAGAACAAAAGGAAGACAAGCTTTTCGTTCATCGTAGCAACGACGAAAAGCAGATCAAGGCCCATCACGGAACCGTTCGTTCGCATTTGGCCAATATGGTCTTAGGCGTTACGCAAGGATACAAAAGAAATTTAGAAATTCAGGGCGTTGGTTTTCGCGCGCAAGCCCAAGGGCAAAAACTTTCATTGAACCTCGGCTTTAGCCATCCGGTTGATTATAACGTTCCGGCCGGTGTTATTGTTAAAACACCAAAACCAACTGAAATTGAAATTGAAGGAATTGATAAAGCGCTAGTCGGCGAAGTGGCGGCCAAAATTCGTGAGATCAAACCGCCGGAACCTTACAAGGGTAAGGGTATTCGTTATTCGGGCGAAGCTGTCCGCAGAAAACAAGGTAAGAAAGTTACAAAATAA
- the rplR gene encoding 50S ribosomal protein L18 encodes MVNQREVKRFYRHKRIRQKVSGTSQRPRVCVHRSLNNLQAQAIDDIAGKIIFALSTLDKNVRSKAKSGGNVQAAVVLGEAFAVKALEKGIKKISFDRGGYMYHGRIKAFADAARKGGLEF; translated from the coding sequence ATGGTTAATCAGAGAGAAGTTAAAAGATTTTATCGCCACAAAAGAATTCGCCAAAAGGTCAGCGGAACATCCCAAAGGCCGAGAGTCTGTGTTCACCGAAGCCTCAACAACTTGCAGGCGCAGGCCATTGACGATATTGCCGGAAAGATCATTTTCGCTTTGTCAACGCTGGATAAAAATGTTCGCAGCAAAGCTAAAAGCGGAGGTAATGTTCAAGCGGCTGTTGTACTAGGCGAAGCATTTGCCGTAAAGGCTCTAGAAAAAGGAATTAAAAAAATCAGCTTTGACCGCGGCGGGTATATGTATCACGGACGTATTAAAGCGTTTGCTGACGCGGCAAGAAAAGGTGGGTTGGAGTTCTAA
- the rpsE gene encoding 30S ribosomal protein S5, with the protein MASRREKKRKTFRPRETVPSEFIEKVVAINRVTKVTKGGKKMSFSALVVLGDGKGRVGYNLDKAGEVATAIKKSLIGAKKSMFKVPMRGSTIAHEIIGRCGAATVLLKPASEGTGVIAAGPVRAICDAAGIRNILTKCHRSNNPINVIKATIDGLSRLKAFPEAQPLAVEEPKGKV; encoded by the coding sequence ATGGCTTCGCGCCGGGAGAAGAAAAGAAAAACATTTCGTCCTCGCGAAACAGTTCCTTCAGAATTTATTGAAAAGGTTGTTGCCATTAACCGCGTGACCAAAGTAACCAAGGGCGGAAAAAAAATGTCCTTTAGTGCTTTAGTGGTCCTTGGTGATGGGAAAGGCCGTGTAGGCTACAACTTGGATAAAGCGGGTGAAGTTGCGACGGCGATCAAGAAATCTTTGATCGGTGCCAAAAAAAGTATGTTTAAGGTCCCTATGCGCGGTTCCACCATTGCTCATGAAATTATCGGCCGATGCGGTGCGGCAACCGTTTTATTAAAACCAGCCTCCGAAGGTACTGGAGTTATCGCGGCTGGCCCGGTTCGCGCTATTTGCGATGCCGCCGGCATAAGAAATATTTTAACGAAATGTCATAGATCTAACAATCCCATTAATGTTATTAAAGCAACGATCGATGGGTTAAGCCGTTTAAAAGCTTTTCCTGAAGCGCAGCCCTTAGCGGTTGAAGAACCGAAAGGAAAAGTATAA